A region from the Macaca mulatta isolate MMU2019108-1 chromosome 13, T2T-MMU8v2.0, whole genome shotgun sequence genome encodes:
- the ELMOD3 gene encoding ELMO domain-containing protein 3 isoform X9 yields the protein MPKFCPKSAHNPCLTGCLELKSLFCTSQPTVTVPTEGPSSTPARCGKLVTILRYLVHFLHSNRRAFLRLLLPYPPVILPRLANGERMSAGYSPSYDNDKSVLAFRGIPISELKNHGILQALTTEANEWEPRVVSTEVVRAQEEWEAVDTIQPETGSQANSEQPGQLISFSEALQHFQTVDLSSFKKRIQPTIRRTGLAALRHYLFGPPKLHQGLWEERDLVLTIAQCGLDSQDPVHGRVLQTIYKKLTGSKFDCALHGDHWEDLGFQGANPATDLRGAGFLALLHLLYLVMDSKTLLMAQEIFRLSRHHIQRWEG from the exons ATGCCAAAGTTCTGTCCAAAGTCCGCACACAACCCCTGTCTGACTGGGTGTCTTGAATTGAAATCTCTGTTCTGCACATCACAGCCG ACAGTGACTGTCCCTACTGAAGGCCCCAGCAGTACTCCAGCCAGGTGTGGAAAGCTGGTCACGATTCTACGCTACTTGGTTCATTTTCTACACAGCAACAGAAGAGCCTTCCTGAGACTGCTATTACCATACCCGCCTGTCATCTTGCCAAGGCTGGCCAAT GGCGAAAGAATGTCTGCTGGATATTCTCCATCATATGACAACGACAAGAGTGTTCTGGCTTTCAGAGGAATCCCT ATCTCAGAGTTGAAGAACCATGGCATTCTCCAGGCTCTGACCACAGAAGCTAATGAATGGGAGCCACGTG TTGTGAGTAcagaggtggtcagagcccaagAAGAATGGGAAGCTGTGGACACCATCCAGCCAGAGACAG GGAGCCAGGCTAActcagagcagcctgggcagctAATCTCCTTCAGCGAGGCCCTGCAGCACTTCCAGACTGTGGACCTTTCCTCCTTCAAG AAAAGAATCCAGCCAACTATTCGAAGGACTGGGCTTGCTGCCCTTCGACACTACCTCTTCGGGCCTCCAAAGCTCCACCAGGGCCTTTGGGAAGAAAGGGACTTGGTCCTGACCATTGCTCAAT GTGGCCTGGATAGCCAAGACCCAGTGCATGGCCGAGTCCTCCAGACCATCTATAAGAAGCTGACCGGCTCCAAGTTTGACTGTGCCCTTCATGGAGACCACTGGGAGGACCTGGGCTTTCAGG GAGCGAATCCAGCCACGGACCTGAGAGGCGCAGGCTTCCTTGCCCTCCTGCATCTGCTGTACCTGGTGATGGACTCAAAGACCTTGCTGATGGCACAGGAGATTTTCCGCCTGTCTCGTCACCACATCCAG